The nucleotide sequence GGCGATCCGCTACGGCGTCACCGTCGGCGAGGAAGCCCTCGCCTTCTCCGGCATCGCCCGCGTCGGCAACATGGCCGAATGGCCGAAATGGACACCGACGGCTGACATTCACAAGCGAATCGAAGGCCTGCCTGCCTCGGTTCCTGGCGGCGTCGACAATCCGCTCGGCGCCCGCGCGCTCTATCTCTATCAGGGCAACAAGGACACGCTGTTCCGCATCCACGGCACCAACCAGCCGGAATATATCGGCGCCTCGATCTCGTCGGGCTGCATCCGCATGACCAACGAGGACGTCATCGACCTCTACAGCCGGGTGAAGCAGGGCACGGTCGTCGTCGTGCTCGAGCCCAAGCAGGGCGACTCGCCGTACAATTCCAAGATGGCGCTGCAGGGCGGCAGCAACGGCCCGATGCCCCAGTAATCGACGCCGGCTACAACGCAGTCGACGATCAGGAGCGCCGGTTTTTCCGGCGCTTTTTCTTTGCAGGCTTCTCCTCGCGCCGTGGCTCGGCCTCGTCCGGTTTCCCGGCATCCGATTTTTCTGCTTCCGGCCTGGCGGCATCGGACTTCACATCGGACGTCGCATCA is from Bradyrhizobium sp. AZCC 2176 and encodes:
- a CDS encoding L,D-transpeptidase, whose product is MSSLKVIVGLVAAGLALSGCMPATTYQAAPEATLKPNDKAQLAKARYAAVPPAEPFRRAIVDYHRKELPGTIVVDSDNHYLYLVQDGGKAIRYGVTVGEEALAFSGIARVGNMAEWPKWTPTADIHKRIEGLPASVPGGVDNPLGARALYLYQGNKDTLFRIHGTNQPEYIGASISSGCIRMTNEDVIDLYSRVKQGTVVVVLEPKQGDSPYNSKMALQGGSNGPMPQ